Genomic DNA from Caldicellulosiruptor hydrothermalis 108:
ACATAAGACCCGCTATCAATATTGCCGTGGATAGAATTGAAGATATAAAAAATAAAATTTCTTTTGTGCGGCGTTTCAATATTCTTTTGAAAAAGAATGAATCAAATACAACTCCTACTGCAAACCCAAGGAAAAAACAGCTTGTAAAATCCGAAATCTGCTCAAATACGCTTGCCGGCAATCTTTTTCGCCTCTCATTTAAAAAGTCGCGAAAGCAGTCCTTTTTTGGGACTTTCACCATACTCAAGCGAATAAATCTGTCCTTCTATGAATACCTCACCTGTCTCTGTGTTTATTTTATTTATTCTAAGGTCAAACCCTTTTATTACAAGCAATTCATCATTGACAATAAGTATGATATTGTTCTCATCAAAGCTCTCAACATCATCAACGCCATTTATTGTTATCTTTTCCCTGTTCTCAATAAGCACATTGTGAATCTTAGACTTTAGATTTTTTCTTTCATCCATTACCATGTGGCATCCTTCAAAAATATTCTCAGCATCACAATAATAACTATATTTATTCTGACAAAAAATTATGTCAAAACCTCTTCAGAAAACCTTACTCCATCACTTCATACATTGAACTTGCCAGATTCTTTTGGACCTTTTCATCAACACTTGTCACTTTGCATTTAAAAACCCTGTCACCAAAGTGTACCTCAATGACATCTCCAACTTTGACATCTGTTGATGGTTTTGCTACTTTTCCGTTCACAAATACTCTTCCCGCTTCACATGCTTGCTGAGCCAAAGTCCTTCTTTTGATAATTCTCGACACTTTTAGATACTTGTCTATTCGCATTTTTTAAAGTCCCCACCTTCTTTGAACCTTTTTGAAAAATCATAAAAGTGGTGAAAAATTTATGGCTGCAGCTAAAAACTGGCTGCAGCCGAGTTAAAACTAAAACAAGGTTTTACCCCTCTTTTTTAAAAAACTCTATCTCGACCAAAAAACCTATTTTGCAACAGCATCTTTCAACATCTTGCCTGCTTTGAACACAGGTACCTTTGTTGCTGGAATCTTTATCTCTTCTTGAGTTTGAGGATTTCTACCAACTCTTTCTGCCCTCTCTCTTACCTCAAATGAACCAAAACCAACAAGCTGAACCTTTTCCCCCTTAGAGAGTGCCTCTGTTACTGCATCTACAAACGCATTTAGTGCCTTTTCAGCATCCTTCTTTGTAAGACCGCTCTTCTCTGCCATTGCCGAAATCAAATCTGTTTTGTTCATTCTTTCTTACCTCCTCGCGTATTTTGTGATATTCTAAATATTTCTATTCTATATTTATATCAAAAATCCTTCTTTTTTCAAGCCTTTTCTAAACTTTTTTTGCCTCTTCCCAAAATTTGTCCATATCTTCAAGGGTCATTTCATTCAATTTCTTGCCTTGTTTGGAGGCACTTTCCTCTACATATGAAAATCTGGTTATGAACTTCTTAACTGTTCTGTGCAAGGCTTCTTCAGGGTCAACTTCAAAAAATCTGGCTATATTCACAACTGCAAAAAGAATATCGCCAATTTCTTCTTCAATTTTCTCTTTTTTATCATTCTTCGACAAACACTCTTTCAGTTCTTCAAGCTCTTCATATACCTTATTTAGAGCACCTTCGAAACTTTCCCAATCAAAACCTACTTTAGCTGCTTTTTCTTGAACCTTATAACTTCTCATAAGAGCTGGAAGATGTTTCGGAATTCTTTTCATACTATCTGTAATGGTTTCAATTTCTTTTTCATTGTTTTTAATTTTATCCCAGTTCTGAAGCACCTCTTCAGCGGTTGAAAAGTTGTCGCTACCGAATACATGTGTATGCCTTCTCTTCATCTTCTGACAGATATCATAAATAACCTCGTAGATATCAAATCTACCGTTTTCCTGAGCAATTTTGGCATGAAATACTACTTGTAAAAGCAGGTCTCCAAGTTCTTCTTTAAGTTTTGTAAAGTCTTTTTCATCTATAGCTTCAATAACTTCATATGTCTCTTCGATGAGGTACTTTTTAAGACTTTCATGTGTCTGCTGTCTATCCCACGGACATTTACTCCTGAGTATGTCCATTATTTCTACAAGTTCCTCAAAGCTTGCTCTCATCTTTTGACCTCTCCTGCACCAGATTTTTATAAGCTATATTATACCACTATTTTTAGAAAGAAGCTGTGATTTTTTGATAAGGTACTTTCTCTTGGTTGCAAGCCCTCCTCTTATGTGCCTCTCTTGCTTATTTCTTTCTAATATAGCTCTTACCTGCCTGTAAAGCCCTTTGTCAATGTACAAAAGCCTTTCTGTAAGGTCATTGTGAATTGTGGACTTTGACACACCCAAAATCCTTGCAACCTTTCTCACAGTTGCATTGTACTTAATCATAATTTCTGCTGCAAGAAGAGCTCTTTTTTCAATATCCTCCTTCAACGTCTTGTCCTCCAGAACATTTCTCTTACTTAGGATTATATGCTACATTTCAAAGAAGCTTTCCCTACAAAAGAGTAATAGTCAAGTTTTTGTCAAACTTTATGTTTGAATTTTCATAGCTTTTTTGATACTATATATTAAAATCTGTGTTAACATGGGTGATAAAAAATGAATGAGATTGTTATAAAGCAAAACTTAGCACCAAATGTATGGCTCATGGGCATATACTCCCCACAGGTTGCAAAAAAGGCAAAGCCCGGCCAGTTTGTTATCTTAAGAGTTACAGAAAACGGTGAAAGGATTCCTCTTACAATTGCAGATTTTGACAATGAAAAGGGAATAGTATACATCATATTTCAGGTTGTAGGAAAAACAACCTCACTTTTATCTCAGCTAAACCCCGGTGACAGAATTATTGATTTTGTCGGGCCGCTTGGCATGCCATATGAACACAGCCCGGAAGATAATGACTACCTCTTCATTGCAGGTGGACTTGGAATACCAGCAATATTTTCAAAGGTAAAGATGCTTCACAGCCAAGGCAAAAACATAGATATCATCATTGGAGGAAGGTCAAAAGAAAACATCTTTTTTGAGGATGAGTTAAAAAAATATTGCAATAATCTCTACATCTCCACAAACGACGGCTCCTATGGAAAAAAAGGATTTGTTACAGACATCTTGAATGAGCTTTTAGAAAGTGGCAAAAGGTATGATGAAATATTTGCCGTAGGACCAGTCCCAATGATGAAAGCAGTTGTTGACATAACAAAAAGGTTTTCAATCAAGACCTTGGTCAGTCTCAATCCAATTATGGTGGATGGGACAGGAATGTGTGGCGGATGTAGAGTAAAGATTGGAAATGAAGTAAAGTTTGCTTGTGTTGACGGCCCTATTTTTAACGGATTTGAAGTTGACTTTGACGGACTTATGATAAGAAATTCCTACTATCAAGACCTTGAAAATATTTCGTACAAAGAACACAAATGCAAAATTGGATTGGGGGAGTAGAGAAATTGGACGTATTGAAAAGAGTTCCTATCAAGGAACAGGAACCTATTGAGAGGATACACAACTTTGATGAAGTGTGTTTTGGCTACACACCTGATGAAGCTGCTATGGAGGCACAAAGATGTTTGCAGTGTAAAAATGCACCGTGTGTAAAAGGCTGTCCTGTTGAAGTCAAGATTCCTGAGTTCATTCAGCTTATAAAGGAAAAAAAATTCAAAGAAAGCTACTTTAAGATACTTGAGACAAACCTTCTTCCCGCTATATGCGGGCGCGTATGTCCTCAGGAAACTCAGTGCGAACAGAACTGTGTTCGTGGAATAAAAGGTGAACCAATTGCTATTGGCAAACTCGAGAGGTTTGTCGCTGATTGGTTCAGACAAAACTGTGAGTTTGAATTTTCAAAGCCTCAACCAAACGGCAGAAAGGTTGCAATAATTGGTTCTGGACCTGCAGGACTTTCATGTGCTTCTTCCTTGGCAAAGATGGGCTATGAAGTAACAATATTTGAAGCGTTTCATAAGCTTGGCGGAGTGTTGTACTATGGTATACCTGAGTTCAGACTTCCAAAGGAGGTTGTTGAGTGGGAGATTGAAAATCTAAAGAAGATGGGCGTTGATTTTAGAACAAACATGATATTCGGCAAGACATTTGACTTGGAAGATTTAAAGCAGGAAGGGTTTGATGCTGTATTTATAAGCTCTGGCGCTGGACTTCCCAATTTTCTGAACATTGAAGGTGAACTTTTAAACGGGATATATTCCGCAAATGAATTCTTGACAAGGATAAACCTCATGAAGGCATACAAGTTCCCTGAATATGACACACCAATCAAACTTGGCAAGAAGGTCGGTGTAATTGGTGGCGGGAACGTTGCAATGGACGCAGCAAGAGTGGCAAGACGCCTTGGAAGTGAGGTTTATATCCTCTACCGAAGAACTGAGGCTGAGATGCCTGCAAGAAAAGAAGAAATTCTGCATGCAAAAGAAGAGGGAATAAAAATAGTTGAACTTGTAAGCCCTGTAAGATTCATAGGTGATGAGTCGGGCCATGTCAGAGCTTTGGAACTTGTAAAAATGAAGTTATCTGAGGAAGATTCCTCAGGCAGACGAAGCGTAAAACCTGTACATGGTTCAAACTTTGTCTTTGAAGCAGACAACTTCATTGTTGCAATTGGACAAAGCCCAAATCCACTTGTCAAAAAAGCTGTACCTGACCTTGAACTAAACCCCAACGGGTCTATTAAGGTAGATGAAA
This window encodes:
- the yabQ gene encoding spore cortex biosynthesis protein YabQ, producing MVKVPKKDCFRDFLNERRKRLPASVFEQISDFTSCFFLGFAVGVVFDSFFFKRILKRRTKEILFFISSILSTAILIAGLMFINFYTLKWYTFLAIACGIYVYKNTISPLYKGFLKKVNKVLSFNKR
- a CDS encoding YabP/YqfC family sporulation protein encodes the protein MDERKNLKSKIHNVLIENREKITINGVDDVESFDENNIILIVNDELLVIKGFDLRINKINTETGEVFIEGQIYSLEYGESPKKGLLSRLFK
- a CDS encoding RNA-binding S4 domain-containing protein produces the protein MRIDKYLKVSRIIKRRTLAQQACEAGRVFVNGKVAKPSTDVKVGDVIEVHFGDRVFKCKVTSVDEKVQKNLASSMYEVME
- a CDS encoding HU family DNA-binding protein, which translates into the protein MNKTDLISAMAEKSGLTKKDAEKALNAFVDAVTEALSKGEKVQLVGFGSFEVRERAERVGRNPQTQEEIKIPATKVPVFKAGKMLKDAVAK
- the mazG gene encoding nucleoside triphosphate pyrophosphohydrolase; translated protein: MRASFEELVEIMDILRSKCPWDRQQTHESLKKYLIEETYEVIEAIDEKDFTKLKEELGDLLLQVVFHAKIAQENGRFDIYEVIYDICQKMKRRHTHVFGSDNFSTAEEVLQNWDKIKNNEKEIETITDSMKRIPKHLPALMRSYKVQEKAAKVGFDWESFEGALNKVYEELEELKECLSKNDKKEKIEEEIGDILFAVVNIARFFEVDPEEALHRTVKKFITRFSYVEESASKQGKKLNEMTLEDMDKFWEEAKKV
- a CDS encoding sporulation transcriptional regulator SpoIIID, encoding MKEDIEKRALLAAEIMIKYNATVRKVARILGVSKSTIHNDLTERLLYIDKGLYRQVRAILERNKQERHIRGGLATKRKYLIKKSQLLSKNSGII
- a CDS encoding sulfide/dihydroorotate dehydrogenase-like FAD/NAD-binding protein — encoded protein: MNEIVIKQNLAPNVWLMGIYSPQVAKKAKPGQFVILRVTENGERIPLTIADFDNEKGIVYIIFQVVGKTTSLLSQLNPGDRIIDFVGPLGMPYEHSPEDNDYLFIAGGLGIPAIFSKVKMLHSQGKNIDIIIGGRSKENIFFEDELKKYCNNLYISTNDGSYGKKGFVTDILNELLESGKRYDEIFAVGPVPMMKAVVDITKRFSIKTLVSLNPIMVDGTGMCGGCRVKIGNEVKFACVDGPIFNGFEVDFDGLMIRNSYYQDLENISYKEHKCKIGLGE
- the gltA gene encoding NADPH-dependent glutamate synthase, producing the protein MQNWIGGVEKLDVLKRVPIKEQEPIERIHNFDEVCFGYTPDEAAMEAQRCLQCKNAPCVKGCPVEVKIPEFIQLIKEKKFKESYFKILETNLLPAICGRVCPQETQCEQNCVRGIKGEPIAIGKLERFVADWFRQNCEFEFSKPQPNGRKVAIIGSGPAGLSCASSLAKMGYEVTIFEAFHKLGGVLYYGIPEFRLPKEVVEWEIENLKKMGVDFRTNMIFGKTFDLEDLKQEGFDAVFISSGAGLPNFLNIEGELLNGIYSANEFLTRINLMKAYKFPEYDTPIKLGKKVGVIGGGNVAMDAARVARRLGSEVYILYRRTEAEMPARKEEILHAKEEGIKIVELVSPVRFIGDESGHVRALELVKMKLSEEDSSGRRSVKPVHGSNFVFEADNFIVAIGQSPNPLVKKAVPDLELNPNGSIKVDESLMTNIEGVFAGGDIVTGAATVILAMGMGKKAAENIDRYLNAKKHENL